A single window of Leptolyngbya ohadii IS1 DNA harbors:
- a CDS encoding ABC transporter ATP-binding protein has protein sequence MTNSRFLFNLIRQYPKLSAACLLLGFSSALFNGIGTALIIPVLMGFLGQDVELGAMPPIVQNLLALFQTNGEANLAGLMGLILMMILLKNVTSYISALTSTRLRQRLAHNLKSRGLNLLLDVDIDFYIKSGVGDLKNRLEGELSRTVSSVPVLIQVFIISTTALVFIGLLITISWQLTLVSTLLLAIVAAANQRTIARSKIFGQQLTAASKRYSIATLELLSGMRLVRTTATEKQQFDRLDQFQRAREEAEFRSQVNNAMIQPVSEMTGLLALIAIIFVARQFLASQLAAFASTLLTYLFILFRTLPLIAQLNGTRSQLANFSSSIEVTKDFLERSNKPFMQNGSIPFTALKQGIHFNHLSFAYPGHSKFVLKDVNLYLPRNTTLALVGSSGAGKSTIADLLPRFYDPTEGCITIDGRDLREFDYKSLRRSMGIVSQDTFLFNATVRENIAYGCPDAAEADIIFAAKQANAYEFIEQLVDGFDTIIGDRGVMLSGGQRQRLAIARALLQNPEILILDEATSALDTVSERLVQQAIDNLSRNRTTLVIAHRLSTVQKADQIAVMEQGRVVEVGTHEELLTRQGQYARLCRMQHLERKTA, from the coding sequence ATGACCAATTCCAGGTTTCTGTTTAACCTTATTCGTCAATATCCAAAGCTCAGTGCTGCCTGTCTTCTGTTAGGATTCAGCAGCGCTCTGTTTAACGGAATTGGAACTGCCCTGATTATTCCGGTTCTCATGGGCTTTCTGGGACAGGATGTTGAGCTTGGGGCAATGCCGCCGATTGTTCAAAATCTGCTGGCACTGTTTCAGACCAATGGAGAGGCTAACCTGGCAGGGCTAATGGGGTTAATCCTGATGATGATCCTGCTGAAGAACGTGACGTCTTACATTAGCGCTCTCACCTCAACTCGGCTCAGACAGCGGCTTGCCCACAATCTAAAGTCGAGAGGGCTGAATCTTTTATTGGACGTTGATATTGATTTTTATATTAAATCTGGCGTTGGCGATCTTAAAAATCGACTGGAAGGAGAACTGAGCCGCACGGTATCCTCCGTTCCGGTGCTAATTCAGGTTTTTATTATCTCAACCACTGCACTCGTCTTTATTGGCTTATTAATTACAATCTCCTGGCAACTAACCCTGGTTTCAACGCTGCTTCTGGCAATTGTTGCGGCAGCAAATCAGCGGACGATCGCCCGTTCTAAGATCTTTGGTCAGCAGCTCACAGCCGCGAGTAAGCGATACAGTATTGCCACCCTGGAACTTCTGTCTGGAATGCGACTCGTGCGGACAACCGCCACTGAAAAACAGCAGTTTGATCGGCTGGATCAGTTTCAACGGGCACGGGAGGAAGCTGAGTTTCGATCGCAGGTCAACAATGCGATGATTCAGCCTGTCAGTGAAATGACTGGACTGCTGGCGCTGATTGCCATTATTTTTGTCGCTCGTCAATTTCTTGCCAGTCAGCTTGCTGCGTTTGCTTCAACGCTGTTAACTTACCTCTTTATTCTGTTTCGGACATTGCCGCTCATCGCACAGCTGAACGGAACTCGCAGCCAGCTTGCAAACTTCAGTTCGAGTATTGAGGTGACAAAGGACTTCCTGGAACGGTCTAACAAACCTTTCATGCAAAATGGCTCGATTCCCTTCACCGCTCTGAAGCAGGGAATTCATTTCAACCATCTTTCCTTCGCCTATCCAGGACATAGCAAATTCGTTCTCAAGGACGTTAACCTCTATCTCCCTCGCAATACAACACTGGCGCTGGTTGGCTCTTCAGGAGCAGGAAAGTCTACGATCGCAGATTTATTGCCCCGCTTCTATGACCCCACGGAGGGCTGTATCACGATCGACGGGCGGGATCTGCGCGAGTTTGATTACAAGAGCCTGCGGCGATCGATGGGAATTGTGAGTCAGGACACCTTTCTATTCAATGCCACGGTTCGCGAGAATATAGCCTATGGCTGTCCGGATGCGGCGGAAGCAGATATTATCTTCGCAGCAAAGCAAGCCAACGCCTACGAATTTATCGAGCAGCTTGTAGATGGATTCGATACCATCATTGGCGATCGGGGCGTGATGCTTTCGGGTGGACAGCGGCAGCGGCTGGCGATCGCAAGAGCCTTACTGCAAAATCCGGAAATCCTGATTCTGGATGAAGCAACGAGTGCGCTGGACACAGTTTCTGAACGATTAGTGCAGCAGGCGATTGACAACCTCAGCCGCAATCGAACGACCCTGGTGATTGCCCATCGTTTGTCCACCGTCCAGAAGGCAGATCAGATTGCCGTGATGGAACAGGGAAGAGTGGTTGAAGTGGGCACCCATGAGGAATTGCTAACGCGGCAGGGACAGTACGCGCGTCTGTGCAGAATGCAGCATCTCGAACGGAAAACAGCTTGA
- the crtC gene encoding cyanoexosortase C, with the protein MRGKSVQTAGVWLQRGLSWGVKTSHNRMVALALFIVGCYIPLWLAKLAFGLMHGSGSILMAAAVCLGLYRLWQQRQELSHMEASEGDRWLGYFLIGVCLLLMPLGFTTLWIQRIVWMAAFAGIALSTWGAGVFGRYPIPTFLIVLGLFPEPTAVGKTLWDTFTPPQMLERLMAWSGTAGLRAIGQPATLVGPVLIALPGGVVEVAWGCSGFDMATVLAIASLVVGLALRESMPKVTLMVIVGIALALIANIPRIMLLAMSEAYWGKGAFEFWHGPWGGQIFAGVMFTIYYYIVMAIRNQSTTKRSV; encoded by the coding sequence ATGAGAGGGAAATCTGTGCAAACAGCAGGGGTTTGGCTACAGCGGGGGTTAAGCTGGGGGGTCAAAACTTCCCATAATCGAATGGTGGCGCTGGCGCTGTTTATCGTTGGCTGCTACATCCCCCTCTGGCTGGCAAAGCTGGCATTTGGTCTAATGCATGGTTCCGGTTCGATCCTGATGGCAGCAGCGGTCTGCTTGGGACTGTATCGCCTCTGGCAGCAGCGACAGGAACTATCCCACATGGAAGCTTCCGAAGGCGATCGATGGCTGGGTTATTTTCTGATTGGGGTCTGCTTGCTGCTGATGCCCCTGGGCTTCACAACGCTCTGGATTCAGCGAATCGTCTGGATGGCAGCTTTTGCAGGAATTGCGCTCAGCACCTGGGGAGCCGGGGTCTTTGGACGCTATCCGATTCCAACCTTCTTGATTGTGCTGGGGCTATTTCCAGAACCGACTGCCGTGGGCAAGACTCTCTGGGACACCTTCACACCGCCGCAGATGCTAGAGCGATTGATGGCGTGGAGCGGCACAGCTGGATTACGGGCGATCGGTCAGCCTGCTACTTTGGTTGGTCCCGTACTAATTGCCCTACCGGGTGGAGTGGTCGAAGTTGCCTGGGGATGTAGCGGTTTTGACATGGCAACGGTGCTGGCGATCGCCAGTTTAGTCGTTGGGCTAGCTCTGCGTGAATCCATGCCGAAAGTGACGCTCATGGTAATCGTCGGAATTGCCCTTGCCTTGATTGCGAACATTCCACGAATTATGCTGCTGGCAATGTCGGAAGCCTATTGGGGCAAAGGTGCGTTTGAGTTCTGGCACGGACCTTGGGGAGGGCAGATTTTCGCGGGCGTCATGTTTACCATCTACTACTACATCGTGATGGCAATTCGGAACCAGAGCACGACGAAGCGTTCAGTCTGA
- a CDS encoding glycosyltransferase family 4 protein encodes MNISDWLKRSPQIESGFVSAPSERTKVRTPVKIALVNQFFPPDYAPTGQLIEELARQLDRQGAEVEVFTGQPGYAFQADKAPAFEQMGRVKVKRSRTSQLFPHRIRGKAINGVLFSIRTFLYLLNPRRQGNVILLTSAPPFLPILGYIASLLFGISYVCLIYDLYPDIAVELGVIPANHWLTRCWQALNRRVWEQSKGIIVLSPAMRDRVSKLCPEVEPKISVIHSWANPDWIVPLPKDENWFAQKHELVEPFTVLYSGNMGRCHDVETILEAAIQLRDEPIRFVCIGAGAKREGLIQKAKQLGLDNFTFLPYQDRHVLPYSLTACDVSLVSVAEGMESLVAPSKLYSALSSGRPLAVICPKHSYLNQIVTEAKCGASFRNGDGHGLAQFIRFLMHDRPTAATMGTAGRMYLQRSFTPEAIARQYYKVLRRAAA; translated from the coding sequence ATGAACATCAGCGACTGGCTCAAACGGAGTCCCCAGATTGAATCTGGCTTTGTCAGTGCCCCATCGGAACGAACTAAAGTCAGAACCCCAGTCAAAATTGCCCTGGTTAACCAGTTTTTTCCGCCGGACTACGCCCCCACCGGACAACTGATTGAGGAACTGGCAAGGCAGCTTGATCGTCAGGGTGCAGAGGTCGAAGTCTTTACCGGACAGCCGGGCTATGCCTTTCAAGCCGATAAAGCGCCTGCCTTTGAGCAGATGGGGCGAGTTAAGGTAAAACGATCGCGCACCTCCCAGCTCTTTCCCCACCGGATTCGCGGTAAAGCCATCAATGGCGTTCTCTTTAGTATTCGCACCTTCCTCTATTTGCTGAATCCGCGCCGTCAGGGCAACGTTATTCTGTTAACCAGCGCGCCGCCTTTTTTGCCGATCCTGGGCTATATTGCCAGCCTTCTATTTGGCATCTCCTACGTTTGCCTAATTTATGATCTGTATCCAGATATCGCCGTTGAACTGGGCGTGATTCCGGCAAATCACTGGCTAACTCGCTGCTGGCAGGCACTTAACCGCAGGGTATGGGAGCAATCCAAGGGAATCATTGTCCTCAGTCCGGCAATGAGGGATCGGGTCAGCAAACTCTGTCCAGAAGTGGAACCCAAAATTTCTGTAATTCATAGCTGGGCGAATCCAGATTGGATTGTGCCGCTACCGAAGGATGAAAACTGGTTTGCCCAAAAACATGAGTTGGTTGAACCGTTTACCGTGCTGTATTCCGGTAATATGGGACGCTGCCATGATGTTGAGACCATTCTAGAGGCGGCAATTCAGCTGCGCGATGAGCCAATTCGATTTGTCTGTATCGGTGCGGGGGCAAAACGCGAAGGACTGATCCAGAAAGCAAAGCAGCTCGGACTGGACAACTTCACTTTCCTGCCCTATCAGGATCGCCATGTGTTGCCCTATTCGCTGACTGCCTGCGATGTCTCGCTGGTTAGCGTTGCTGAGGGAATGGAAAGTCTGGTCGCACCCAGCAAGCTTTATTCGGCGCTATCCTCTGGTCGTCCGCTAGCCGTTATCTGCCCCAAACATTCCTATCTCAACCAGATAGTCACCGAAGCAAAATGCGGCGCAAGCTTCCGCAACGGGGACGGACATGGACTTGCCCAGTTCATTCGGTTTCTGATGCACGATCGCCCTACCGCTGCAACAATGGGCACTGCGGGTCGAATGTACCTACAAAGATCATTTACCCCAGAGGCAATCGCCAGACAGTATTACAAGGTGCTGCGGCGGGCAGCAGCCTAA
- a CDS encoding polysaccharide pyruvyl transferase family protein, with the protein MNSQKIVICGEVYSPNLGDAVIAESLSYLIQQLSPFTPHLLDFSSRQPNQQKLLHEVSFGMAVHQKRRIERLFWRMVLAICSRERAMLIWWFFKWRKQRYHFYQQELDQAVALVFGGGNILADNQFNFPLKIYGVAECAQKMRIPVLYYGCGVNLKWSSIATRLFRQAFQQTSYLSLRDNESLQRITQRAPNLPCKPSVVWDVAINCAEAYGIDRCSKARMIGLGICSAAVLSRHTPAQADFFQNELISFWVNIAEALTAKSIPFQLFTNGAKEDEQFAAQVIERMVAQGLPVPPLVCPKTALELVQDISQFRAVIAFRLHACIIAHSLGIPTVGLKWDTKVESFFNKCKRDRYCISAEKLTADQVVDLMNDAILNYDVSALETIKAESRQEIQQLISAIAVDGKNE; encoded by the coding sequence GTGAATTCCCAGAAGATCGTCATCTGCGGTGAGGTTTACAGCCCCAACTTAGGCGACGCAGTCATCGCAGAGAGTTTGTCCTATCTCATTCAGCAGCTTTCTCCCTTCACTCCCCATCTGCTGGACTTCAGTTCACGACAGCCGAACCAGCAAAAACTGCTGCATGAGGTGTCCTTTGGAATGGCAGTTCACCAGAAACGCCGCATTGAGCGCTTATTTTGGCGAATGGTTCTCGCGATTTGCTCTAGGGAACGGGCAATGCTGATCTGGTGGTTCTTCAAGTGGAGAAAGCAGCGGTATCACTTCTATCAACAGGAGTTGGATCAAGCTGTTGCTCTAGTATTTGGAGGTGGAAATATTCTGGCGGACAATCAGTTTAATTTTCCGCTGAAAATCTACGGGGTAGCTGAATGTGCCCAGAAGATGAGAATTCCCGTCCTGTACTATGGATGCGGCGTGAATCTTAAATGGTCTTCGATCGCAACTCGTCTATTTCGGCAAGCTTTCCAGCAAACATCCTACCTGAGTCTTCGAGACAACGAATCTCTCCAGCGTATCACCCAGCGAGCACCGAACCTGCCCTGCAAACCGTCTGTGGTTTGGGATGTGGCAATTAACTGTGCAGAAGCCTATGGAATCGATCGCTGTTCAAAAGCAAGGATGATTGGATTAGGCATCTGTTCCGCCGCTGTCTTATCACGTCATACACCAGCCCAAGCCGATTTCTTTCAAAACGAGCTGATTTCTTTTTGGGTCAATATTGCTGAAGCGTTAACTGCAAAATCGATTCCCTTTCAGCTCTTCACCAATGGAGCCAAGGAAGACGAACAATTTGCAGCGCAGGTAATAGAAAGGATGGTCGCTCAGGGCTTGCCTGTTCCGCCGCTGGTCTGCCCTAAAACAGCGTTGGAGCTTGTCCAGGATATCAGCCAGTTCCGGGCAGTGATAGCGTTTCGACTTCATGCCTGTATTATTGCTCACTCGCTAGGAATTCCAACCGTTGGGTTGAAATGGGATACCAAAGTCGAAAGTTTCTTCAACAAGTGTAAGCGCGATCGCTACTGCATTAGTGCAGAGAAATTGACCGCAGATCAAGTTGTGGATCTAATGAACGATGCAATCCTTAATTATGACGTTTCAGCGTTAGAAACGATTAAAGCGGAAAGCCGTCAGGAAATTCAGCAGCTAATTTCAGCGATCGCGGTAGATGGGAAAAACGAATGA
- a CDS encoding PTPA-CTERM sorting domain-containing protein, giving the protein MNLKLVSSTVTIATAATAVSMAIGTPAQALIVAGSVSYSPLLEFPTTLTVSNEFANNINPGLGFTDVSNILVNSLLLQSGSLSGAPFNANYDTTPAFLSNFKFKGQDAQLTLLPGDQVIHTTGNTESLQFASTTNVIFSGIIEKLDGTDLAKVLGNFGAGETFSMGQRVASFRMDVRSVRVLDDVEEIPTPALLPAALGFGAAMLRKRKGQTGSQAAARTES; this is encoded by the coding sequence ATGAACCTCAAATTAGTCAGTTCAACGGTCACGATCGCAACTGCCGCAACTGCTGTATCGATGGCGATTGGCACCCCGGCTCAAGCGTTGATTGTCGCTGGTTCTGTCAGCTATAGTCCACTGCTTGAATTTCCCACTACGCTCACGGTGTCCAACGAATTTGCAAATAACATCAATCCTGGTTTGGGATTCACGGATGTTTCAAATATCCTGGTCAATTCGCTGCTATTGCAGTCCGGCTCGCTTTCCGGTGCTCCATTCAATGCGAACTATGACACCACTCCAGCATTTTTGTCAAATTTCAAATTCAAAGGACAGGACGCACAGCTCACCCTGCTTCCGGGCGATCAAGTGATTCACACTACTGGAAATACGGAGTCGCTCCAGTTTGCCTCTACCACAAACGTTATTTTTTCAGGAATCATTGAAAAACTGGACGGTACTGATCTGGCGAAAGTATTGGGGAACTTTGGCGCAGGGGAAACCTTCTCCATGGGGCAACGGGTAGCTTCCTTCCGAATGGATGTTCGTAGCGTGAGAGTCCTGGATGATGTGGAGGAAATTCCAACGCCAGCTCTGTTACCTGCGGCTCTGGGCTTTGGGGCTGCGATGCTCCGCAAACGGAAGGGGCAAACGGGTAGTCAGGCAGCGGCTCGCACTGAGAGCTAA
- a CDS encoding SLBB domain-containing protein — translation MRVSALIQLSALTACPLALLTLNSSGDSRVPSPPTPTPQKPETAPSSKHQSATAVLPTLAVPPEAFAAEASGVGQPAAPSQIPAVQQQQAANLPVPQLYALQPTAGTKQITPSSLQTASHQRLRSSSSARSVALPEQMNFSWERLVARSVGLDENAFATVSRAATPATPAQELLPEAAALDSQPENAAPEEQTPESPIAQATASTTSATATAAATSSETELGTEPGTEPGTQLEMPLEAEQAAQPAIQTSAQAAAQGESALPTLQSDRAAEPTSPAAGSPAVAEVVQTPQAQLTQQPTTLAQMPTTQPATRSLPAPIEESYRLGPGDTIQVNLFNVPEYSGSQRVLVDGTVNLPVVGAVSIAGLTLAEAEQKIGEIYSRELRNIRVTVTLTQSRPLRVGVAGEVRQPGYYVLAGDAQLPTIAQAIQTAGGVTQIADLRQVQVRRVRPNGTPETLTVNLWALLEQGDLSQNLALRDGDTIVLAPTASMNAAEAEQLAASNLASNQPQAINISLVGEVGRPGAYKLESTVGNRATLTQAIQVAGGVTSEADLRKIEVQRSARNGTVQTTTLDLWQLVTAGDLSQDLILQPGDRITIAKAPEMTPEEMRRLTSSNVSPTTIRINIVGEANGPGSLQLPANTTLNEALLAAGGFNRRARRTVQLVRINPNGTLTERRIEVDWERPVDPETNPILSNNDVIIVRRNGLASISDTATTILEPIFRILPVFGLF, via the coding sequence ATGCGTGTTTCTGCTCTGATTCAGCTTTCGGCTCTCACTGCCTGTCCTCTGGCTCTGCTGACCCTGAATAGCTCAGGTGATAGTCGCGTTCCATCGCCGCCAACTCCCACTCCGCAAAAACCGGAGACGGCTCCTTCCAGTAAGCATCAGTCTGCTACCGCAGTTTTACCCACGCTTGCCGTGCCACCCGAAGCATTTGCAGCAGAAGCATCGGGGGTTGGTCAACCTGCTGCGCCGAGTCAAATTCCGGCTGTTCAGCAACAGCAAGCAGCCAATCTGCCTGTTCCACAGCTCTACGCCTTGCAGCCCACAGCCGGAACCAAGCAAATCACCCCGTCCAGCCTTCAGACCGCTTCTCATCAGCGGTTACGCAGCAGCTCCTCTGCCCGCAGTGTTGCCCTGCCGGAACAGATGAATTTTTCCTGGGAGCGGTTGGTTGCCCGATCGGTCGGACTGGACGAAAACGCATTTGCAACTGTCAGCCGTGCGGCAACTCCTGCGACGCCTGCTCAGGAACTCCTGCCCGAAGCGGCGGCACTCGACTCTCAGCCTGAGAACGCGGCTCCAGAGGAACAAACTCCAGAATCTCCGATAGCCCAGGCGACAGCGTCAACAACTTCAGCAACAGCAACAGCAGCAGCAACGTCCTCGGAGACAGAGCTAGGAACGGAACCGGGAACGGAACCGGGAACGCAACTGGAAATGCCGTTGGAAGCGGAACAGGCAGCGCAGCCCGCCATTCAAACCTCTGCCCAAGCTGCTGCTCAAGGAGAATCTGCCCTTCCAACCTTACAGAGCGATCGCGCCGCCGAACCCACCTCTCCTGCTGCGGGATCACCTGCTGTTGCAGAAGTGGTGCAAACGCCACAGGCTCAACTGACTCAGCAGCCTACTACTTTGGCGCAGATGCCCACCACCCAGCCCGCCACCCGTTCCCTGCCTGCGCCGATCGAAGAGTCCTACCGTCTGGGTCCAGGGGATACCATTCAAGTGAACTTATTTAATGTGCCGGAGTATAGCGGTTCACAGCGCGTTTTGGTGGATGGCACAGTGAATTTGCCCGTAGTTGGCGCGGTCTCGATCGCGGGATTAACCCTGGCTGAAGCAGAGCAAAAAATTGGCGAAATCTACAGCCGCGAACTCCGAAATATTCGGGTGACAGTAACGCTCACTCAATCTCGTCCTCTGCGGGTTGGAGTTGCCGGAGAAGTACGACAGCCTGGATATTACGTGCTGGCAGGCGATGCCCAGTTACCCACGATCGCGCAGGCAATTCAAACGGCTGGCGGAGTCACTCAGATTGCAGATTTACGCCAGGTGCAAGTCAGACGGGTTAGACCCAACGGAACGCCCGAAACTTTGACGGTCAATTTATGGGCATTGCTGGAGCAGGGCGACTTAAGCCAAAACCTGGCACTGCGGGATGGAGATACGATCGTCCTCGCGCCGACAGCCAGTATGAATGCTGCTGAAGCCGAACAGCTCGCCGCTTCTAACCTGGCATCGAATCAGCCCCAGGCAATTAATATTTCACTGGTGGGAGAAGTCGGGCGTCCCGGTGCCTATAAGTTAGAAAGTACGGTCGGCAATCGGGCAACGCTGACGCAGGCAATTCAAGTCGCTGGGGGAGTTACTTCGGAAGCAGACCTCCGCAAGATCGAGGTACAGCGAAGTGCCCGCAACGGTACGGTGCAAACCACAACCCTTGACCTCTGGCAACTGGTGACGGCAGGAGACCTTAGCCAGGATTTAATTCTGCAACCGGGCGATCGAATTACGATTGCCAAAGCCCCCGAAATGACGCCCGAAGAAATGCGGCGGCTAACCAGTTCCAACGTCTCCCCTACAACCATTCGCATCAATATTGTTGGGGAAGCGAATGGTCCAGGATCGTTGCAGCTCCCCGCGAATACGACGTTGAATGAGGCACTTCTGGCAGCGGGAGGATTCAATCGACGGGCACGCCGCACGGTTCAGCTTGTTCGGATTAATCCGAATGGCACGCTCACCGAACGCCGGATTGAGGTGGACTGGGAACGCCCGGTAGATCCGGAGACAAACCCAATTCTGTCTAATAATGATGTCATTATTGTGCGTCGAAATGGGCTTGCCAGCATCTCCGATACCGCAACCACGATTCTGGAGCCAATCTTCCGCATTCTGCCCGTGTTTGGTTTGTTCTAG
- the hpsJ-C gene encoding HpsJ-like protein, cyanoexosortase C-associated — translation MASASTPASMSGASRPDRMLGICQIVGFVCIFGFVLNMAVLFLPPQLRDATWRLGFLQQFGDRSLVLLIGAALMIAGSIDSRRWLRQLSLISLFLGGIYLITCLLVVKDTLSLRQQALNNISAQETQVQNQIRNAQSNPAALGQNVTAEDLQRASQTLTGQATIAKQTAQTTVLKTGIISIVNLVAIGLGLVGLGRYGLSTRR, via the coding sequence ATGGCTTCTGCTTCTACTCCCGCTTCGATGTCCGGTGCTTCCCGTCCTGATCGGATGCTGGGCATTTGTCAGATTGTTGGTTTCGTCTGTATATTTGGCTTTGTGCTGAATATGGCAGTGCTATTTCTGCCGCCCCAACTGCGAGATGCTACCTGGCGACTGGGCTTTTTGCAGCAGTTTGGCGATCGAAGCCTGGTGCTGTTAATCGGAGCGGCACTTATGATTGCAGGCAGCATTGATAGCCGACGCTGGCTGCGGCAACTCTCCCTCATCTCTCTATTTCTCGGCGGAATTTATCTAATTACCTGTTTGCTGGTCGTAAAGGACACGCTCAGTCTGCGTCAGCAAGCCCTAAATAATATCAGCGCTCAGGAAACCCAGGTACAGAACCAAATTCGGAATGCCCAGTCTAACCCAGCGGCTCTGGGGCAGAATGTTACCGCAGAAGACCTGCAACGTGCCTCTCAAACCTTAACGGGACAGGCAACGATCGCTAAACAAACTGCCCAAACGACTGTGTTAAAAACAGGCATCATCAGTATTGTTAACCTGGTGGCAATCGGACTGGGACTGGTTGGACTGGGTCGCTATGGTTTGTCCACTCGCCGGTAA
- a CDS encoding PTPA-CTERM sorting domain-containing protein: MNLKSISSGAAVVGAAALTAIAVFLPTAAQAFTVTFGGTPAVGEGLKSTVAGVTTVDFEDTSVDTPTPFTSGGVDYSGAGRVVQGSIDTRYKAPDGDSSNYLTVGGKPQEPGPVTLSFDAPLNYFGLYWGSIDSFNSIRFFRGDTLITGFGPGAGLTSISTLFGGQGVLLGRSSRYVNFFADNSSEWFDRIILSSSTAAFESDNHAYRVVPTPALVPAALGFGAAMLRKRKKTEEDAAEA; this comes from the coding sequence ATGAATCTCAAGTCTATTAGTTCAGGTGCGGCAGTCGTCGGAGCAGCAGCTCTCACGGCGATCGCAGTTTTTCTCCCTACAGCGGCTCAAGCCTTTACCGTGACCTTTGGCGGCACGCCCGCTGTTGGTGAGGGTTTGAAAAGTACAGTCGCAGGTGTAACCACTGTCGATTTCGAGGATACCTCTGTGGATACTCCAACTCCATTTACTTCTGGAGGAGTGGACTATTCCGGTGCAGGACGAGTTGTTCAAGGCAGCATTGACACCCGTTACAAGGCACCCGATGGCGACAGCTCAAACTACCTCACGGTGGGTGGAAAACCACAGGAACCCGGTCCAGTCACGCTTTCGTTTGACGCTCCGCTGAACTACTTCGGGCTGTACTGGGGATCAATCGATAGTTTCAACTCAATTCGATTCTTCAGGGGCGATACCCTGATCACAGGATTTGGACCGGGCGCAGGGCTAACCTCAATTAGCACTCTGTTCGGGGGTCAGGGAGTTCTCCTAGGACGCAGCTCACGATACGTCAACTTCTTTGCTGATAATTCTAGCGAGTGGTTCGATCGTATTATCCTGTCTTCTTCTACCGCTGCTTTCGAGAGCGACAATCACGCCTATCGGGTTGTTCCTACCCCTGCACTGGTGCCCGCTGCCCTGGGCTTTGGTGCTGCAATGCTGAGAAAGCGCAAGAAGACAGAAGAAGACGCAGCTGAAGCATAA
- a CDS encoding MraY family glycosyltransferase, with the protein MLLTCLSLIVIITAVVFVISSIPLVNRIALRHRMFDSPSARKVHQRPIARLGGISICGGTLLAIAAVALFAGDNLLSADLLPKIAWVLGGSFAFFLIGLADDLATLSPLLRLFLQVGVAIGVWLAGVRIDFITLPILGLTHLGWLSLPITILWLVGVVNAINWIDGLDGLASGVSCIAALSVAIVSVFTGQPAVALVMLALAGSLTGFLYYNFNPAKIFMGDGGSYFIGFTLAGISIIGLVKSATITAIVLPFLILAVPIVDMVVVILSRLKNRQSPLTADKRHLHHRLLKIGLPHRFTVLFIYTLALWTGSLAIALAGVPNSVFVVLATTVLLGCSSWRVWNLAQQS; encoded by the coding sequence ATGCTTCTGACCTGTCTTTCGCTCATTGTAATAATCACTGCTGTCGTATTCGTCATCAGTTCTATTCCACTGGTTAATCGAATTGCGCTTCGGCATCGAATGTTTGATAGTCCTTCAGCTCGAAAGGTGCATCAGCGTCCGATCGCTCGCCTGGGCGGAATTTCGATTTGCGGTGGCACCCTGCTTGCGATCGCTGCTGTAGCGCTATTTGCAGGCGATAACCTCCTGTCTGCGGATCTGCTTCCTAAGATTGCCTGGGTTCTGGGCGGCAGCTTTGCCTTTTTCCTGATTGGTTTAGCGGACGATCTGGCAACCCTATCCCCACTGCTGCGTCTGTTTCTGCAAGTTGGGGTGGCGATCGGTGTCTGGCTGGCAGGAGTGCGAATTGATTTTATTACGCTGCCCATTCTGGGGCTGACCCATCTGGGCTGGTTGAGCCTGCCGATTACGATCCTCTGGCTGGTGGGCGTTGTAAATGCAATTAACTGGATTGACGGGTTGGACGGACTCGCTTCTGGAGTATCCTGTATTGCTGCATTAAGCGTGGCGATCGTCAGTGTGTTTACAGGACAACCCGCTGTAGCGCTGGTGATGCTGGCGTTGGCAGGGAGTCTAACGGGATTCCTGTATTACAACTTCAATCCAGCAAAAATTTTTATGGGGGATGGTGGCTCCTACTTTATTGGCTTCACCCTTGCCGGGATCAGCATCATCGGACTGGTCAAGAGTGCTACCATCACCGCCATTGTGCTACCTTTCCTGATTCTGGCAGTTCCCATTGTGGACATGGTTGTTGTGATTTTGTCGCGGCTGAAGAACAGACAATCTCCCCTCACTGCCGATAAACGACATTTGCACCATCGTCTGCTGAAGATTGGTCTACCTCATCGGTTTACGGTGCTGTTCATCTACACCCTGGCTTTGTGGACAGGCAGCCTGGCGATCGCCCTGGCAGGAGTTCCCAACAGCGTTTTCGTCGTGCTTGCTACCACCGTCCTCCTGGGCTGTAGCTCGTGGCGGGTCTGGAATTTGGCTCAGCAGAGCTAA